A portion of the Mycobacterium paraseoulense genome contains these proteins:
- a CDS encoding alpha/beta fold hydrolase — protein MAEFESIWSDLQGVAFEQGYLDAGGVRTRYLRAGDPGTPVLVLLHGSGGHAEAYVRNLAAHAEHFWTWSIDMLGHGYTGKPGHPLQVRHYVEHLVGVLRTIGVDRASISGESLGGWVAARAAIDHPDVVDRLVLNTAGGSQADPVVMKRIVTLSMAAAEDPTWDTVQARIKWLMADKSKDYDDLVASRQRVYRQPGFVDAMRDIMALQDPEIRARNIISPDEYGAITAPTLVLWTSDDPTADVTEGRRIASMIPGARFEVMPGCGHWPQYEDAKTFNRLHLDFLLGR, from the coding sequence GTGGCGGAGTTCGAGAGCATCTGGAGCGATCTCCAGGGCGTCGCATTTGAGCAGGGCTACCTGGACGCCGGGGGAGTGCGGACCCGCTATCTCCGCGCTGGCGACCCGGGCACGCCGGTGCTGGTGCTACTGCATGGATCCGGTGGCCACGCCGAGGCGTACGTCCGGAACCTGGCGGCACACGCCGAGCACTTCTGGACCTGGTCGATCGACATGCTGGGCCACGGCTACACCGGCAAGCCGGGCCACCCGCTGCAAGTTCGCCACTACGTCGAGCACCTGGTGGGCGTACTGCGCACCATCGGCGTCGATCGCGCCAGCATCAGCGGTGAATCGCTGGGCGGATGGGTGGCCGCCCGCGCCGCGATCGACCATCCCGACGTGGTCGACCGGCTCGTCCTCAACACCGCGGGCGGCTCGCAGGCCGACCCGGTGGTGATGAAGCGGATCGTGACCCTGTCGATGGCGGCCGCCGAGGACCCGACCTGGGACACGGTGCAAGCTCGGATCAAGTGGTTGATGGCCGACAAGTCCAAGGACTACGACGACTTGGTCGCCAGCCGCCAACGTGTGTATCGCCAACCGGGGTTCGTCGACGCCATGCGCGACATCATGGCGTTGCAGGACCCCGAGATTCGGGCGCGCAACATCATCAGCCCGGACGAGTACGGTGCGATCACGGCGCCGACGCTGGTGCTGTGGACCAGCGACGACCCCACCGCGGACGTGACGGAGGGCCGCCGGATCGCGTCGATGATCCCCGGTGCGCGCTTCGAGGTGATGCCCGGCTGCGGTCATTGGCCCCAGTACGAGGACGCCAAAACCTTCAATCGCCTGCATCTCGACTTCCTGCTGGGGCGGTGA
- a CDS encoding IclR family transcriptional regulator — MAGSATGSQTLARGLTALQMVADSPSGLTVQQLADQVGVHRTIAYRLLSTLAEFRLVAKGEDGRYRPASGLAVLGASFDRNVRQVSLPTLRALADELGTTVSLLIAEGDQQVAVAVIVPSHVAYQLSFHEGSRYPLERGAAGIALLASMPPRPGERDLVTRARERGWVTTYGEIEPNTYGLAVAVQRHPPSPPTCINLISHREDVVMRGKDAVVKAAKQLSELLS; from the coding sequence GTGGCAGGTTCGGCGACAGGTTCACAGACGCTGGCCCGGGGTCTGACCGCGCTGCAGATGGTGGCGGATTCCCCCAGCGGGCTTACCGTTCAACAACTGGCCGACCAGGTCGGGGTGCATCGGACCATCGCCTATCGACTGCTTTCCACGCTCGCCGAATTCCGTTTGGTGGCCAAGGGAGAGGACGGGCGCTACCGGCCGGCATCCGGGCTCGCCGTGCTGGGCGCGTCCTTCGACCGCAACGTGCGCCAAGTCAGCCTGCCGACACTGCGCGCACTGGCCGACGAGCTCGGCACCACGGTGTCATTGCTCATCGCCGAGGGCGACCAGCAGGTGGCGGTCGCGGTCATCGTGCCGAGCCATGTCGCTTACCAGCTGTCCTTTCACGAAGGAAGTCGATACCCGCTCGAACGGGGTGCCGCCGGAATCGCCTTGCTCGCAAGCATGCCCCCGCGCCCGGGCGAACGAGACTTGGTCACCCGCGCACGCGAACGCGGCTGGGTGACCACTTACGGGGAGATCGAACCGAACACCTACGGCCTCGCGGTGGCGGTGCAGCGCCATCCGCCCTCCCCACCGACTTGCATCAACCTCATCTCCCACCGGGAGGACGTGGTGATGCGCGGAAAAGACGCGGTCGTCAAAGCCGCAAAGCAGTTGTCCGAGCTGCTGAGCTGA
- a CDS encoding FAD-dependent oxidoreductase codes for MSWDNEADVVVLGSGGAGLTAALAAAASGASVEIFEKAPTVGGTTAVSGGVVWIPAHNRSPDGELTPADALRYLRAQSLGSMDDELVETFVHTGPAMLDFVEAHSGLRFEIATGFPDYRPELPGGRPTGGRSLSAAPFDLAQLGEWATRITSFPADWSNVGFDAETRARLHAAIDERTSHLCVAGTALIAGLLKGLQDAGVTPHINARAEQLVAEGGEITGVRIWLRGRSVSVRARHGVILGTGGFEWDPALTQAFLRGPMHGAVSPPTNTGDGLRMAMAQGADLANMGEAWWVPIVQIPGDTIEGKPRSRSVRLERTRPRSIIVNAAGRRFVNEASDYNSMAGAFHYLDPRGGYVNDRGWMVFDSIHLQRYGFLGIEPGQPVPDWFCESADLAELAGKTGIDADGLIQTVEDWNRHVAAGADPDFGRGSSAYDGYWGDNTATTLAGKTLGPIDTAPFYAVPLRIGAMGTKGGPRTDRDGRVLHVGGEPIPGLFAAGNAMGGVTGRAYGGAGGTLGPAMVFGYRAGHAAATGKSVDLK; via the coding sequence ATGTCCTGGGACAATGAAGCCGATGTCGTCGTGCTCGGTAGTGGTGGGGCCGGGCTCACCGCCGCGCTCGCCGCGGCAGCCTCCGGTGCCTCGGTGGAGATCTTCGAGAAGGCGCCGACCGTCGGCGGGACGACCGCGGTGTCGGGTGGCGTCGTGTGGATCCCCGCCCATAACCGTTCTCCCGACGGGGAATTGACGCCTGCCGACGCGTTGCGATACCTGCGCGCACAGTCCCTGGGCTCGATGGACGACGAGTTGGTCGAAACCTTTGTGCACACCGGCCCGGCGATGCTCGACTTCGTCGAGGCACACAGCGGTTTGCGCTTCGAGATCGCCACCGGCTTCCCCGACTACCGCCCCGAATTGCCGGGAGGACGACCCACCGGCGGCCGATCGCTGAGTGCCGCGCCATTCGATCTGGCCCAGTTGGGCGAATGGGCCACGCGGATCACGTCGTTCCCCGCCGACTGGTCCAACGTCGGTTTCGACGCCGAGACCAGGGCACGGCTACACGCGGCGATCGACGAACGAACCAGCCACCTGTGCGTTGCCGGCACCGCGCTGATCGCGGGACTTCTCAAGGGACTTCAGGATGCCGGCGTGACGCCGCACATCAACGCGCGCGCCGAACAACTCGTCGCCGAGGGCGGAGAAATCACCGGGGTGCGGATCTGGCTTCGGGGACGCAGCGTCAGCGTTCGCGCCCGGCACGGCGTCATCCTGGGCACCGGCGGCTTCGAGTGGGATCCCGCTCTGACGCAGGCGTTTCTGCGTGGCCCGATGCACGGCGCGGTCTCTCCGCCCACCAACACCGGGGATGGCCTGCGCATGGCGATGGCGCAGGGTGCGGATCTGGCCAACATGGGCGAAGCCTGGTGGGTCCCGATCGTCCAAATTCCCGGCGACACCATCGAGGGCAAGCCACGCAGCCGCAGCGTAAGGCTGGAACGAACCCGGCCCAGGAGCATCATCGTCAACGCGGCCGGGCGTCGCTTCGTCAACGAGGCGTCCGACTACAACTCCATGGCCGGCGCGTTCCACTACCTCGATCCCCGCGGTGGGTACGTCAACGACCGCGGTTGGATGGTGTTCGATTCAATTCACCTGCAGCGCTATGGATTCCTGGGCATCGAGCCGGGGCAGCCCGTTCCGGACTGGTTCTGCGAGTCGGCGGACCTCGCCGAGTTGGCCGGCAAGACCGGCATCGACGCGGATGGGCTGATCCAGACCGTCGAGGACTGGAATCGCCACGTGGCCGCCGGCGCCGATCCCGACTTCGGACGTGGCTCCAGCGCCTACGACGGCTACTGGGGCGACAACACTGCGACCACCCTCGCGGGCAAGACGCTCGGCCCCATCGACACCGCCCCCTTCTACGCGGTGCCGCTACGCATCGGCGCGATGGGCACCAAGGGCGGCCCGCGCACCGACCGCGATGGGCGGGTGCTGCACGTGGGCGGTGAGCCGATACCAGGCCTGTTCGCCGCCGGCAACGCGATGGGCGGGGTCACCGGACGCGCCTACGGTGGCGCTGGCGGAACGCTGGGCCCCGCAATGGTTTTCGGTTATCGAGCCGGCCACGCCGCCGCTACGGGAAAGTCCGTCGACCTGAAGTAG
- a CDS encoding sensor histidine kinase, whose protein sequence is MAVASDAELGRVRRLHQLRSYRIASVLRLGVVGLMIAAMLSGTRRSEWAQQTVLIAGYAVVATCALALAFPRSRLRLGRGRLVQVGRLEPFVFTVIDVVMLTVFQVLSTNGLHPLLIMTALPILIGLDISSRRAAVVLIFSMAGFAVAVLEDPEMVGSIGVTEATFRFLLYGFLCVTAFVAVRIEERHTHSVAGLSTLREELLAQTMTASDVEQRRISESIHDGPLQDILAVRQELVELDAALPGDDRIARALTGLQTASERLRQATFELHPAVLEQVGLAAAVQQLATFTGQRSGIEIQTDIDYPIRSAVDPVVFGVARELMSNVVQHSRARSASVMLGITDETCVLHVADDGVGFDDQTVARRLGEGHIGLASHRARVEAAGGRFTFLDVPVGTHICVELPIAR, encoded by the coding sequence GTGGCGGTCGCCAGTGACGCAGAACTGGGCCGGGTGCGCAGGCTTCACCAGCTGCGCTCCTATCGAATCGCGTCAGTCCTTCGGCTCGGTGTGGTGGGCCTGATGATCGCTGCGATGCTCAGCGGCACCCGCCGGTCCGAGTGGGCTCAGCAAACTGTGCTCATTGCCGGGTACGCGGTTGTCGCGACGTGTGCTCTGGCGCTTGCCTTCCCGCGGAGCCGACTACGGCTCGGACGGGGCCGCCTGGTCCAGGTCGGCCGGCTGGAGCCGTTCGTGTTCACCGTCATCGATGTCGTCATGCTGACGGTCTTCCAAGTGTTGTCGACCAACGGACTCCATCCGTTGCTCATCATGACGGCACTCCCGATCCTGATCGGGCTCGACATCTCGTCCCGGCGGGCGGCGGTGGTGTTGATTTTCTCGATGGCGGGTTTCGCGGTCGCAGTGCTCGAAGACCCGGAGATGGTCGGTTCGATCGGCGTCACCGAGGCCACGTTTCGGTTCCTCCTCTACGGATTCTTGTGTGTCACGGCGTTTGTGGCCGTCCGCATCGAGGAGCGGCACACCCACTCGGTCGCCGGACTCAGCACCCTCCGCGAGGAATTGCTCGCTCAGACGATGACGGCGTCCGACGTCGAGCAGCGCCGGATCTCGGAGTCCATACACGACGGGCCGCTGCAAGACATCTTGGCGGTACGCCAGGAGCTCGTCGAGCTGGACGCGGCCCTACCCGGTGATGACCGCATCGCGCGCGCGCTCACCGGTCTGCAGACGGCCTCGGAGCGACTGCGGCAGGCGACGTTTGAGTTGCATCCGGCCGTCCTCGAGCAGGTCGGGTTGGCGGCCGCGGTCCAGCAGCTGGCCACCTTCACCGGCCAACGGTCGGGCATCGAGATTCAGACCGACATCGACTACCCCATTCGCAGCGCCGTCGACCCCGTCGTGTTCGGTGTGGCGCGCGAATTGATGTCCAACGTCGTGCAACATTCGCGGGCCCGGAGCGCCTCGGTGATGCTCGGGATCACCGACGAGACGTGCGTATTGCATGTGGCCGACGACGGCGTGGGATTCGACGACCAGACTGTCGCGCGCCGACTGGGCGAAGGACACATCGGATTGGCGTCGCACCGGGCCCGCGTGGAAGCCGCCGGGGGAAGGTTCACCTTCCTCGACGTGCCCGTCGGCACCCACATCTGCGTCGAGCTGCCGATCGCAAGATAA
- a CDS encoding response regulator, protein MARPATPEKVRVVVGDDHPLFREGVVRALSSSGSVNVVGEAEDGSAALELIKEHRPDVALLDYRMPGMDGGQVAAAVRNQGLPTRVLLISAHDEPAIVYQALQQGAAGFVLKDSTRSEIVKAVLDCALGRDVVAPALVGGLTAEIRHRAEPTGPVLSAREREVLNRIARGQSIPVIAAELYVAPSTVKTHVQRLYEKLGVSDRAAAVAEAMRQGLLS, encoded by the coding sequence ATGGCCCGCCCGGCGACGCCCGAGAAGGTGCGGGTGGTTGTTGGCGACGATCACCCGCTCTTCCGTGAGGGCGTGGTGCGTGCGCTCTCGTCGAGCGGTTCGGTGAACGTCGTCGGCGAGGCGGAGGACGGCTCGGCGGCACTTGAATTGATCAAGGAGCACCGGCCCGACGTCGCTCTGCTCGATTACCGGATGCCCGGCATGGATGGCGGGCAGGTGGCGGCGGCGGTGCGGAATCAGGGGTTGCCGACCCGCGTGCTGCTCATCTCCGCGCACGACGAGCCCGCCATCGTCTACCAGGCGCTGCAGCAGGGCGCCGCCGGGTTTGTGCTGAAGGACTCGACGCGCAGCGAGATCGTCAAGGCCGTGCTCGACTGCGCACTCGGCCGGGACGTGGTGGCGCCCGCGCTCGTGGGCGGGCTCACCGCAGAGATCCGGCACCGGGCGGAACCAACGGGTCCCGTACTGAGCGCGCGTGAACGGGAGGTGCTCAACCGGATTGCGCGTGGCCAAAGCATCCCCGTGATCGCGGCTGAGCTGTACGTGGCTCCGTCCACGGTCAAGACCCACGTACAGCGGCTGTACGAGAAGCTCGGCGTCAGCGATCGCGCGGCCGCCGTTGCCGAGGCGATGCGGCAAGGTCTGCTCAGCTAG
- a CDS encoding thiamine pyrophosphate-dependent enzyme, translating into MARTPERSAAHLGEQLELYRRMWVLRLLDMALEESRIDGLLNGPMVAAFGQEAVAVGTIAALRPGDIMSTAIRHFEHAERVGRALPLGPAIAEMIAPSPVAAGGVQESPFATEWKQIFATSNPLRQSILFALGDAYAQQVAGGGKVTLCVIGDDAVSSPEFKSAATIALSWRLPVVFVVENIRDGSGVRRGPRERHGLPVAPVDGKNVVAVYDSVSQAVRRAGAGGGPTMVEAVTYRTNHPAGVDPLVYARRQLTRAGVNAGHLYEVERRARHLVAEAAAFANAQLREERPASVSEPDHWSPAS; encoded by the coding sequence ATGGCTCGCACACCCGAACGGTCGGCCGCACACCTCGGTGAACAGCTGGAGCTGTACCGGCGGATGTGGGTTCTGCGCCTGCTGGACATGGCATTGGAAGAATCGCGCATCGACGGTCTGCTCAACGGACCCATGGTGGCCGCATTCGGCCAAGAGGCCGTGGCCGTCGGCACCATCGCGGCGTTGCGACCGGGCGACATCATGAGCACCGCGATCCGCCATTTCGAGCACGCTGAGCGGGTTGGTCGCGCCCTGCCCTTGGGCCCGGCCATCGCCGAGATGATCGCCCCCAGCCCGGTTGCGGCCGGCGGTGTGCAGGAAAGCCCGTTCGCGACCGAATGGAAGCAGATCTTCGCCACTTCGAACCCACTGCGGCAATCGATCCTGTTCGCGCTCGGCGACGCCTATGCGCAGCAGGTGGCCGGTGGAGGCAAGGTCACGCTGTGCGTCATCGGGGACGACGCCGTGAGCTCCCCCGAGTTCAAGTCGGCGGCGACGATCGCGCTGTCGTGGCGCCTTCCGGTGGTGTTCGTCGTCGAAAACATCCGCGATGGGTCCGGTGTGCGCCGGGGTCCACGCGAGCGCCACGGATTGCCGGTGGCGCCCGTCGACGGCAAAAACGTTGTAGCGGTGTATGACTCGGTCTCCCAGGCGGTGCGTCGAGCCGGCGCGGGCGGCGGCCCCACCATGGTCGAGGCGGTCACCTACCGGACCAACCACCCAGCCGGGGTCGATCCGTTGGTCTATGCGCGCCGCCAGCTGACCCGTGCGGGCGTGAACGCCGGCCACCTCTACGAGGTAGAGCGACGGGCTCGCCACCTGGTGGCCGAGGCCGCGGCGTTTGCGAACGCACAACTGCGCGAGGAGCGTCCGGCGTCGGTGAGCGAACCGGACCACTGGTCGCCCGCTAGCTGA
- the meaB gene encoding methylmalonyl Co-A mutase-associated GTPase MeaB: MEIADLIAGARDGSPRAAGRLLSLVEGERRDEVLASIEPSSVDVIGITGPPGAGKSTTIAALVGAYRKRGDRVAVLAVDPSSPFSGGALLGDRIRMAAHINDSDVLIRSVATRGHLGGLAAAVPAAIRVLGAIGYHVVLLETVGVGQSEIEIAAVADPTVVILNPGAGDAIQAAKAGVLEVADIVVVNKADRDGAEQTVRDLRAETDAPIISLIADRGEGIAELMAAIEDHHRTDSRARRLARARAQILSLAQTRLRSRPDLDRLAEAVVDGDRDPYSAAERLLSPTPREQD, translated from the coding sequence ATGGAGATCGCCGACTTGATCGCCGGCGCGCGCGACGGATCTCCGCGCGCGGCGGGTCGGCTCCTTTCCCTGGTCGAGGGCGAGCGCCGCGACGAGGTGCTGGCCAGTATCGAGCCGTCATCGGTCGACGTCATCGGCATCACCGGCCCGCCGGGCGCGGGCAAGTCCACTACGATCGCCGCTCTGGTCGGCGCCTACCGGAAACGGGGGGACCGAGTGGCGGTGCTGGCGGTGGACCCGTCGTCGCCGTTCAGCGGTGGGGCGCTGTTGGGCGACCGGATACGAATGGCCGCGCATATCAACGACTCCGACGTGTTGATCAGGTCGGTGGCGACAAGGGGCCACCTCGGCGGGCTGGCCGCGGCGGTCCCCGCCGCCATCCGCGTGCTGGGGGCGATCGGTTATCACGTCGTCCTGCTGGAGACGGTGGGGGTGGGGCAGTCCGAGATCGAAATCGCCGCCGTCGCCGACCCCACCGTCGTCATCCTCAATCCCGGTGCGGGCGATGCGATCCAGGCGGCCAAGGCGGGGGTGCTCGAAGTCGCCGACATCGTCGTCGTCAACAAGGCCGACCGCGACGGTGCCGAGCAGACCGTACGGGACCTGCGGGCCGAGACCGATGCCCCGATCATCAGCCTCATCGCCGATCGCGGCGAGGGCATCGCGGAGTTGATGGCCGCCATCGAGGACCACCACCGGACCGACAGCCGTGCGCGCCGCCTAGCCCGTGCCCGAGCGCAGATCCTGTCCTTGGCGCAGACGCGGTTGCGCAGCCGGCCGGACCTCGACCGGCTCGCCGAGGCGGTCGTCGACGGCGACCGGGACCCCTACTCGGCGGCCGAGCGGCTGCTGTCCCCGACCCCCCGGGAGCAGGACTAA
- a CDS encoding thiolase family protein — MPEAVIVSALRTPIGTARKGTLRDTSAFDLANHVVSEAAKELDPAQVDDVILGEGLYGGGVVARHAAITAGLTQVPGLANNRHCAAGQAAVQSAAASVRAGMDRLVIAGGVNSASTSPRSRMQVDGEWVDWFPPTHPDRPDAPNLDMSITVGWNAAVKAGVSREEMDAWALRSHRNAIAAIDEDRFKEEIVPIETPHGLFAVDEHPRRDTTMEKLAALKPLHPEIEGFSITAGNACGANDGAAVLTIASDELGLPPLATVRSWASVGVDPAITGLAPVEAIPKALARAGLSVSDVDLFEINEAFAAMCVATVKLLDLDPDKVNVSGSGCSLGHPVAATGARMLVTLVYELRRHGGGIAVAAMCAGGGMGSATVIEVPAP; from the coding sequence GTGCCTGAAGCCGTCATCGTGTCCGCCCTGCGCACCCCCATCGGCACCGCCCGGAAGGGCACCCTGCGCGACACCAGCGCCTTCGACCTCGCGAACCACGTGGTCTCGGAAGCGGCGAAGGAATTGGACCCGGCGCAGGTCGACGACGTGATCCTGGGGGAGGGGCTGTACGGCGGCGGCGTGGTCGCGCGCCACGCCGCCATCACCGCCGGGCTGACCCAGGTGCCCGGCCTGGCCAACAATCGCCACTGCGCGGCCGGCCAGGCGGCGGTGCAGAGCGCGGCGGCGAGTGTGCGCGCCGGCATGGATCGACTCGTCATCGCCGGCGGCGTGAACTCCGCCTCCACGTCCCCCCGGTCCCGGATGCAGGTGGACGGCGAATGGGTCGACTGGTTCCCCCCGACCCATCCGGACCGTCCCGACGCGCCGAACCTCGACATGTCGATCACCGTGGGCTGGAACGCCGCGGTGAAAGCCGGCGTGAGCCGGGAAGAGATGGACGCGTGGGCGCTGCGTTCGCATCGCAACGCCATCGCCGCGATCGACGAAGACCGCTTCAAAGAGGAGATCGTCCCCATCGAGACGCCGCATGGGCTGTTCGCCGTCGATGAACACCCGCGCCGCGACACCACCATGGAGAAGCTGGCCGCGCTCAAGCCGCTGCATCCCGAAATCGAGGGCTTTTCCATCACCGCCGGCAACGCCTGCGGCGCCAACGACGGTGCGGCCGTGCTGACCATCGCGAGCGACGAGCTTGGCCTGCCGCCGCTGGCGACCGTGCGGTCCTGGGCCTCGGTCGGGGTCGACCCCGCGATCACCGGGCTGGCACCTGTCGAAGCGATTCCGAAAGCTCTTGCCCGCGCCGGACTTTCGGTCTCGGATGTGGACTTGTTCGAGATCAACGAGGCCTTCGCCGCGATGTGCGTGGCCACCGTCAAGCTGCTCGATCTCGACCCGGACAAGGTCAACGTCAGCGGCAGCGGATGCTCGTTGGGGCACCCGGTGGCGGCGACGGGTGCCAGAATGCTGGTTACCCTCGTCTACGAATTGCGCCGTCACGGCGGCGGAATCGCGGTAGCGGCCATGTGCGCGGGCGGCGGAATGGGGTCCGCGACCGTCATCGAGGTACCAGCACCGTAA
- a CDS encoding proline iminopeptidase-family hydrolase codes for MEGKIGVPGGDVWFKRVGSGDGVPLLVVHGGPGLPHTYLRSLERLTDEREVIYWDQLGCGKSDRPSNRDLWTMQRSVAEMDAVVRALDLHRFHVFGNSWGAMMAQQYTLDVTSGAVSLTISNSIASIPQFSEMVARLKNGLDPATQSAIERHEAAGTTYTTEYQNAIRTWNETYLCRARPWPPELLAAFADMGTEIFETMFGPSDFRIVGTIRDWDVFDRLAEISLPTLILAGRFDECAPEHMWDMHRRITGSSFELFEKSSHMPFIEEPDKFDRVMRGFLRRHDSPPA; via the coding sequence ATGGAGGGAAAGATCGGGGTCCCGGGCGGCGACGTGTGGTTCAAGCGGGTCGGTAGCGGGGACGGCGTGCCCCTGCTCGTGGTTCACGGCGGGCCCGGCTTACCCCACACCTACCTGCGGTCGCTCGAGCGGTTGACCGACGAGCGAGAAGTCATTTACTGGGATCAGCTCGGCTGCGGCAAGTCCGACCGCCCATCGAACCGTGACCTGTGGACCATGCAGCGCTCGGTGGCCGAAATGGATGCCGTCGTAAGGGCTCTCGACCTCCACCGTTTCCACGTCTTCGGCAACTCGTGGGGCGCAATGATGGCGCAGCAGTACACGCTCGACGTCACGTCGGGCGCTGTCAGCCTCACCATCTCCAACAGCATCGCGTCCATCCCGCAGTTCTCCGAGATGGTGGCCCGGCTGAAAAACGGGCTCGATCCGGCGACGCAATCGGCCATCGAACGTCACGAGGCCGCCGGGACGACGTACACGACCGAATACCAGAACGCGATCCGCACCTGGAACGAAACCTACCTCTGCCGCGCACGCCCTTGGCCCCCAGAGCTTTTGGCGGCCTTCGCCGACATGGGCACCGAAATCTTCGAGACGATGTTCGGGCCGAGCGACTTTCGCATCGTCGGCACCATCCGAGACTGGGACGTGTTCGATCGGTTGGCCGAAATTTCGTTGCCCACCCTCATCCTTGCCGGCAGGTTCGACGAATGCGCGCCCGAGCACATGTGGGACATGCACCGGCGCATAACGGGATCGAGCTTCGAGTTGTTCGAGAAGAGCTCCCACATGCCCTTCATCGAGGAGCCGGACAAGTTCGACCGGGTGATGCGTGGCTTCCTGCGGCGACACGACTCGCCGCCGGCGTGA
- a CDS encoding enoyl-CoA hydratase/isomerase family protein, translating into MYDMPAEIDVQADGPLRIITLNRPDSLNSVNDDLHVGLARLWQRLTDDPAARAAVITGAGRAFSAGGDFSYLKELSADADLRAKTIRDGREIVLGMARCRIPVVAAVNGPAVGLGCSLVALSDIVYIAEDAYLADPHVQVGLVAADGGPLTWPLHISLLLAKEFALTGTRISAQRAVELGLANHVASDPLAQAIACAKKILDLPQQAVESTKRVLNIHLERAVLASLDYALSAEHQSFTTEDFRSIVTKLAAGKN; encoded by the coding sequence GTGTACGACATGCCTGCCGAAATCGACGTCCAAGCCGATGGCCCATTGCGGATCATCACCTTGAACCGGCCGGACTCGCTCAACTCGGTCAACGACGACCTGCACGTCGGGCTGGCGCGGCTGTGGCAGCGACTGACCGATGACCCCGCCGCCCGCGCGGCGGTCATCACCGGGGCCGGCCGGGCGTTTTCAGCCGGCGGCGACTTCTCCTACCTGAAGGAACTGTCGGCCGACGCCGATCTGCGCGCCAAGACCATCCGGGATGGACGGGAGATCGTGCTGGGCATGGCGCGGTGCCGAATTCCCGTGGTGGCCGCGGTGAATGGGCCCGCCGTCGGGCTGGGCTGCAGCCTGGTAGCGCTGAGCGACATCGTCTACATCGCCGAGGATGCCTACCTCGCCGACCCGCACGTGCAGGTGGGGCTGGTGGCGGCCGACGGCGGCCCGTTGACCTGGCCGCTGCACATCAGTTTGCTGCTGGCCAAGGAGTTCGCGCTCACGGGCACCCGCATCAGCGCGCAGCGCGCCGTCGAACTGGGGCTGGCCAACCACGTGGCCTCCGACCCGCTTGCGCAGGCAATCGCCTGTGCCAAGAAGATCTTGGACCTGCCGCAGCAGGCGGTCGAAAGCACTAAACGGGTGCTGAACATCCACCTGGAGCGGGCGGTGCTGGCCAGCCTGGACTATGCCCTCTCGGCCGAGCACCAGTCGTTCACGACCGAAGATTTCCGGTCGATCGTCACCAAGTTGGCCGCCGGCAAGAACTGA